DNA from Magnolia sinica isolate HGM2019 chromosome 19, MsV1, whole genome shotgun sequence:
TGGGTTTCAGGTGAGAGATGTTGTGTACCTATCCCATTTGATGAGGTCCTTATTTATACTGTTTGATATAACGTGGGAGTATGCTAATCTCGGCACGATATCAGCCATTAGGTGAGAATTGCGCATGCGGTGAGGTAATCAGTTATCCCATGATCGTGGCGAAATAGTTAATAATATCATGCATTACTGGAGTGAGCTCGGCACAGCCGGTCGACTGAAGATGAGCCGAGCATTGCTTTCTTGAACCAAGCCCAGGCTATGCCAAGTCAGCTGAGGGCAGCCTAGGCTAGAGTCATCAGAGCATGATCATTACTCGAGGACAGTTTGGACTGATCCATCCGAGCCCATATTATTCTATTTCATGGCTCGGACCTATCTTGTTCATTGGTTCCTTTTGATGAAGTATCTCCAGAATGATCGCTCGTTTGGCTGAGCCAACCTTGAAGGTAGTTTGGTCGAGCCATTCATAATCATAACTAGGCCGAGCTAACCTTAAAAGTGGTCCGATCATATTTTCCCATAACACTATCCATCAATATTAGGCTATTTGCTATTGAGTTTATATAGACAGTGGTCTGGACCAGGGCCTAAAAATTAGTCCTATTTACTAATCAGGCGTGGTGAGGTGGCTACAACCCTCCACAATGGTATGGCCCAATATGGTTAGTCATCAGCCcaatcactcatcaggtggacggCGCTCATATGAGAAAAAAGGATGATTAGAAAGAAGTCAACAGTGGTCtattctaaaaaaaaagaaaaaaaaagaagcatgcaTATCCCCCACCGGATGAGCTGACCAGCTTGAAATTTTGGTATTGAGGCCCACCTAGTCTATGATTGGATGTCATGTGATTTCACCGGCACCCTGGTTCATCCCTTCATTCTATGATTGGATGTCATGTGATTTCACCGGCACCCTGGTTCATCTCTTCATTAGTCCAATTCGGGTGTCATTCAAAATGAgtaaatctcattttagttaatcataactaTGTATTTCAAGTTTGGGAGCCCCTAAATGCTCCTCTTTCCAATCTCCCTTTATATTTCATGTTTCACTTTCAATGCTGACGGTCTTAGAAAAGGATAAATAGATTAAGGAACTTTCTTTGTAAGGGGACTCCTCTGGAAAATTGCATCCATTGAGTTGGAAGAAGTTTACAAGCTCATATCAAAAGGGAACGCCGGCATCACGAAGCCTGAGGATGTTAAGTGGGCTTTGCTGGGTAAATGGGTTTCGAGTTTTAGGAGGGAGAAAGACCGGGCATCTTTGGAAGTCCATTGTGATTGGAAAATATGGTTCCTCCTAGATGGGATGGTGGATAAAGGCATCATCTTTGTATCGTGCTTCCTTTATTTGGAAACTTGTAACAAAGATAGTTGTGGGGACACTAACCTTAGGTTTACCTCTCCTAGGCTTGTCACAATTGCTTTGTGGAGTTTGGGTCCTCCATGCCGTAAAAATTTCTTGGATAAGGAGAGAGTTGAACTTGTAGGCTTTTTTTCCTTGGCTGCATGGGATTCAACCTAACCCAGCTGAGAAGGATTCTTTGGTGTGGAGATTGGATAAATCCAGCCTTATCAACCTAATCCAGCTGAGAAGGATTCTTTGGTGTGGAAATAGGAGAAATCCAGCCTTCTCACGGtgatttctttcttctctttgctATCGGACTCTATTGTGCAGGGCAGACAAGAACATACTGGGCAAGGGTGAAGGGACACTCACAACATAAATGGCCCCTGAGAGAGACTATATTAGGGAGACATATTTGCTGCTCCAATAATTCAAATACAAAACCTTTCATGCTAAAACCATGTCAAACACCCACTTGATCTAGAAGCTCAAACCATTAGATAATGGTGTATCAATATGCCTACAAAGGGACTTTAACAACTGTGATTTGGCAAGGGATGTTTGGACAAGCATCTTGAGTCAGTTTTGAGTTCAATGGGTGATAACATTCTCCTTGGATATTCTTTTACAAGTCTGACACTCAGCAGGACCGGACAAGATATCCTCTTATCGATGGAAGGTTGTCCTCAGCCATCTAGATTCTCTAGCTTTAAAAGAATGATCGTTGTTTCAAGATTTCGATAAATTCCAAGCAATGAGTGATTAATAGGGTCAATATATATTTGTCCAAGGGAGTGGGTTCCTTAAGACTGGTTGCCTTgtaaattaggtttttttttttttggcctctaTAAAATCAAAATCATTCTATGTGTGTATTAGAAATTTAGAAAAATCATAACGGTTAAAatcaagattatttttttaatccttaccaaagagaaatacaaagctctaatacataattaccatTAACTGAAATGAGAtgacctcatttttttttaagtAGCCAAAATCTACTCCATTAAATGCAATTTGATCATTGGCATTGTGTTTATAATTCCATGATTCGAATCATGaccatagaaacttccagatTGAATGTGCAGTCCACAATGATGggcatatgtcatccaacccagttATAAGTGTGCCCCAATAGTATGAAGGGACACAAAGAAACTCAAGCAATttcaagacttaggtgggccataggtcTTGGGGGTGATTTtgtttggtgtgtcccacctgaggaTCATTCTTAGGATGTCCAGTGAACACAATAAGACAccagatgcatggtttggattccacaAACACATCACGGGCGGGCTCCATATAACTATTTGAATGTATGATCATTCCCCTCTTACCATTCCTTGTCAACCTGGTTTCAGACTGATGCACCCTTCCTCACAAACGCCCAAAAAAAcacaaaacccaaaaaaaaaaaaaaaaaatttgcaaataTTCAAAGAGAAACaatatgatctctctctctctctctctctctctctctctctctctctctcgggttagcttgttagtacacccactgtcaggtcacagttcactgttagccacccccactagggaatcgataccaagacctcaatgttgaaacgaggtatctttcactcagtctaccacttgagctatcgaTCAGGGTGTAAAAAATATAATCTCACTTCCTATGAGTGGGGCCCCCATGCAACCAAACTCCCACAACCCGGGCCATCAGACCAATGGTCCAGATGACTGAAGCTAGGCCCCACTCGTACAAGGCTGAGGCCCAACAGATACCATCCATATCCTCAGAAGGAGGACCATATAATTCCtcaattttcaaatccaaatattACAACCACCTTCCACAGAATGAGAGGAAGCAATCTAGATCATTGGTTTGTTGCCCACCACTGTGGATTGTTGAATTATTTATTTTCCTGACCTTCTATTGTATACTACAAACGGAAGGATGAGGATTGCCCTATCCAAgaaattgttgaggcataaacCTTTCATGATCGCATGCAATAGACTAATGGTCTGGCCCACCAGACCacaggccccacttgtcagaactgaaagcCAGAGTATAAAATGTGCAAAACATTCACAGAGAAACAAAAGAAAGCAGCCATCAAATGCACGTCCATGTATAGAAATGGCTCAAGAAAGTGAAAAGTCACAGGTTTTCCCAAGGCTACAACAATGTACAAGGACAGGTGATTTCCATGAATTGGCCCACAACAGAGAAAAGCAGAAATCGCATTccatgttggaaaaaaaaaatttaggagAAAAAAACCTGGCCCACTGGCAATCCGAGCAGCACAAGTTCTCAGCCACAGGAAAAACTGCAGCGATTCCCTCTGATAGCGAACACGAACTGTACTTACTCATGGAAAAAAACACTCCTTCACCTTTGGATATCAGAACAGTTGTCGACATTGTAGAAATGAAATGAATGGCTTTTGCCCGGATTTACTGACTGGGATTGGGGTGAGTTGCATCATCGAGAGAAGCGTCGCCTGTTTCTGTGGAAGGAAGAACGAATTatgacttcttcttttttttatctcAACAACAAGAAAAGGGACAAATTTTTAAACATGACACATACCTTCACGTTCTGTGGGAGATTCATGAGCACTTTTCTGACTCAAAGGGGATTCACCAAGAGGCTGACTTGGTGGTGAGGGCTAAAACAGGAGACCAACAAAATAGCTGAAATGTTTTAGCTAAAATACGATGGATGCATGTGTTTCCATGTACAAATATCAATGTCTTAGAACAGAACAGTTTTCTAAAGGGGCTGACATGGCAATGATAAATGAATTTCAAGTAATTGAGAGAATGCATGTTATTAATATAAAATGAGCTGTTGTAAATGGGGGAAAAGTGaaattttttaaggaaaaaaaaaaaaaaaacaacaacaacaacggaAGCAGCAAAAGCCCAGCACTGATACCTGCAATTTTGGTGGAAGCAAGTCAATTAATCCTGCTCCTCCTACCTGTTGAGAGATCGAAAGCATTAGATAGAGATACTCGCTATGAACTCAATACAAACTCTTGAATGAATTAATCTTACTCAGAAAACTAGGTGCAATGTTAATTAATACCTTATCCTTTTCCCAATCAGCAGAGTCAAAGTAACTGCGTATCTTGGTCTGAAAATAAAAGTAGAAATCCACAACTGATGAGCATATAAATGTAGTCAGCATCACTGACTCCAATCTACACGCAAGAGAAAGGATAGTTACTCTGATTGGCGGGAACTTGAATTGAAGTCCTCCAAACCTCTGTTTCAGCCCTTCCTCCTATAGAATACAAGATTGCAGATACCAGCAGTTGTTAATATACTGGAAGGAATTTCATAAGCTATATGTGTAAACTATCTCATGCAAAGAAAATGTAGAGAACCCAAAAAGGAGAAGAAACTACCTTCCCTGAGGATGTGGAGATGATACCTTTCCCTTTTCTGTCCTCAGGTTTGGGGTCATCGGAGGTGCGTCCACTGTCCGGTTCTTTGCAAACATTCTCTGCATGATCTTTCTTTTCATCGCCATTACCATTCTTGCCAGACATCCTGTTTAGACTCCTTGAAAATGTATATCAGCTAGACTGGCACGAGTGCTCGTTTCCATACAGGTCGCAATTGAAGTATTCCATTACACAAAAATTAGCAAATATAGTAGTTCAAATAGGACATTGAGGTACAAAAATGTAGATAATAACTAGCAAATGAAGAGTAATGCCGAGTTTTCCCATCATCTCCAAATCAGTGTGATTCTAGTTCAAGGGCATCCTGTTAAAACTAACTGGTTTCATTTTCCACATTTGAATCTACAGTCTATTTTACATCGGAAAACAATGAACATTTCCGGCCATTCAAAACCTTAGAAAGTGGATCCTTTTCTCAGAAGTATCTTTTAGTAATGTTTTCAGATCCGTAATTTCCATTCATTCGTCTAacaataaatgaaataaatgcaataataaaaaataaaagacaaaaatcTCAAACACCGACTATTTCGTTAGTGGAGTGACAAAACTATTGCAAGTATATGTCTGTAAGATATATAATATTTGATATCCAGTAGGTAAAAGACCTGCTATTGAACATTGTGAAGATCAAGATAGAGTTTCCATGACCAATCTTTCAAGAAAAGTTGAATAATCAAATCGCAAAATCAGATCATAGATGACAAGGcactattctttttcttttttacaatcAGGGATGATAGCTAGTCCTAATTTGTGACCGTTCTTCATCCAACAAACAGAAAGGAGCAATGAACAGTCTGGATATGATATCTTGTGGGCAAAAGACTATTGCAATTGAGACAGGCATGGCATAGAGCTGTTGTCAAACTCAAAACAGAGTTTATATGACCAATGTTTCGAAAAAAATTTAATAGTCAGATCGTAAATCATAAGAAACTATCGGTGTTTGACAATCAGGGATGATGACTAGTCCTGAATTGTGACCTTTGCTCATCCAATAAAGATTAAGGaatgatgaacggtctggattcacTGACCATTCATCATCTTGCTGGATCACATTCTTTAGTACAATTCTCTTCTAATAGATGTCTCTGCCTCTGTGATGAACTCATCTTGGTTCCCCAAGATTCACCATCGTACATGTGGCTGCAGCACAGTCAATGAATCCAATATAGGTGAGTTCACACATTTATCAATctctttatccaaaccatccaccagaTGGGGTTGAATTTCCCTCAGTAGAAAAATCACATCGTTAGAGCAATCCTATCCTACCCATCTGCAGCCTTTAAATGAATGGTACGCAATCAAAAACAAAAATCCCATTAACGAGATTGGCTAGGATCGTCGAATTGGTGTGGTTTTCAAGAAATGGGTTATCCATGGTACCAGATGGACCGCCAAGATTTCATGACCGCTCATCAACATCCCCAACAGGGAGACAGGACAAACCAAGAAAGGTTCATTTTCTTTCCTGAAGAAGAATTCAAGTCGAAACATGGATTATTTTCTTCAAACAATATCTCAATCTCCATAGAGTAATGATCACAAAAAGCTCAAAGCATGCTAACCAAGTactccatgcaaaaggtgggccccaccaagaaagATCACCTGGAGCATTGCTCAAGCTAGTCCACTCGGCAGGCGGGCCACAGATGCATCCGACCACCCGATAAGTGGACCAGCCAAATTCTCGCGCCAGGCGatcttgatggtggggcccacatcttgcACAGTTCAGATATCCTGAAATGGCGATACAGTGGGCTGGCATGGTGTGATCACTACTCATCTACACACTCCCAAtaacagaaaaagaagaaatgaaatgaatgcaaatccatgcatttcaattaaagcatattcaattcaagaaaaaccCAAATCATGAAATGAGATAGAAAATCAAAATCACCAGAGAAAAGAAGAACTGGAATAGATTACAGAATCACAGGGAATTATAATCGCAAATTGTGATGAAAGAACGAGAGACGATCTGAAATCCAGTTGAAAAAGCTTACGGACAAagatcttgagagagagagagagagagagagatctttcaCCTTGCTGATTTCGCCAAGAAATCTCGCCgcttcttgagagagagagagagagagtgagagtgagagagatggaAATGACTTCCTCGTGCGAATAAGGTCCTTTTATATGAGGAGACATGATGAGGAGATAACAGAAAGCCAGTTAGTGGACACGTGTCGAGATGCCATAGATGCGGGACCGatcaggtggagcccacattcCACCTGACTAACTAACAATCGGAAACGGATTCCAATAGCTTGCATTCCAGATGCGCGTGTGGACCACCTCGGATGCGCGTGTGGACCACCTCATGATTTTGGgaaggagttatatgatactcgggCTGCGTAAGACGCTTGATGCGCAGGCACTTGGAACttatacacatggcatacattaattcaagttaaaccgactaaattgtggaacctacTGTTGTTAAGTCACGatcaaaaaatcaggctagtTTAATAGTTTTGACCTTTGATTCACGTATACTTGTTTGttcaaataggaccattggattttttcactttttaccgtccaataaatatccaccaatccgatGGTCAGATAATCAGATGAGTGTAAATTTTTGTTATTGGTACACTTTAATTGGGAggacataatttggacggtttaattacTTAATTGTATCTCATTTATGCAATTTAAAGTAATCTCTgagtgcctgcttatcatccatctcactctgccagagtatcgaagtATCTCTCTTTTGGCGGGTCATTTGAAAAGTTGGCCGCGCGGCACGCGCCTCCTGTTTGGCTCGAGTCTCGGAAGGATCGTATGATAAGTGGCTCGTGTCCCTGCACAGTACACACGGTTTTacattctgacaagtggggcccacgattcggtaatccagaccgttggtctattGATTACCCGACATGGATAAAGCATCTCCCAGAGAACTCCCTAATTGGAAGATCCCTGCAACCATCATCAGGACCTTTTTTTCAGGTGAATATTGACCATCATCGTTACCATCCATCAACAGGCCAGGGTCACCCAACATGGGATGCAACAGAGCAATGGTCTCATTCTCGAATCATTGATCCCACGCGTCAGAATCGGGACCCATGTGCACGTGTAAGAATTCGAGCCATGTATTATATAATTCCTCCGTATCTCATACACGCGTGCCACTTTTGTCACGTGTCCTCGTGAGTATGGAATTTGCGTTGAAGAAGCAGCTTCCTCACACGTGCCAAGTTGGCGGGCGTGTGCAGGATCATATCACTCTTGTACGGACGCCGATTGCGTGCTGAGAAAACTCCGTGGGGCTGAATGTATCTGATGAacaggttcgatgacaaataaacaacgagaaaatgaccactgtagacaaaaccttttacccagcggtttttttaaaggaatacaaacttaagttacgagaaatttacgactgtagaccccaccttttatccagcggttttttggaagcaatacaaacttagaatacgcagttggacctcctcgtacggagtcagaatttcaggacgaaaatacccctcctcctgaaggaaacggattcggtactccccctaccaccagctaaTGGCGGACGGTCGGCgtactgtgagccccaccatgatgtatgcttttcatccatgccgtccatacatttttccacatcattttatggtatgagaccaaaaaagaggtacatccaatctcaagtgtaccacgttacaggaaacagtgttgaatgagcgtcaaccactaGAAACCATTAGAGGGCCATAAAAATTTAGGATGAACTTGATTTTTGTTGTTTCCCATCATCTATgcctgtatgaactaatcaacagattagatgtcaattaaacagttcattgggccttagaagaaatttaattgtcaatatccaatcaatattatcttcttgttgtgtggtccacctgagatttatatccctctcattttttggacgaaggattaaaatgaactgaaaaaatggatgaacggaatggatgaaacacatacatcatggtggggctcacagaccaccgaccacagccattgggtggtggcagggtgagtagccaatccatttcctttcCTTTAAACCCCTGTTGCTTTCACTCCCTTCTCAAAATAACAGTCTTTCACTCTTTTTCAACGATAAACCGACGCACGGAGgttattcttctcattttcctcgtCGAATCTTAGTGAATCATgtagatatcatcattctacatttgccattttctttCTTGGCTGGGGTTACGTGAAATCTCATGAAGTGGCTGCATTTGCAATCCTTGAGAATGTtgaaaatattccctcactccaaagcacctctcttcaacctacATTTGACCTGTACTACGGTAGTCGGTGgtacaaatatttttaaaaaatgctcggctcgtacaattgcattgcatgcgaagttcggtcaattccatgtattaggcttactcaatttcatgtgttaggcttagttaattttatgtgttgatcggtccaatccatgtggaactcgctcaattccatttgaagctcactcaatttcatgttagagctcacttgatctcatgctatgctcgctgaatttcatgtttaccctgctcaatttcatgctagcatcgctcaatttaatgttagcccaacttaatttcatggtaggtaagataaggtcaatttaatgtttgcttcgataaatttcatgccaggatcagtcaatttaatgtttgcccagcttaatttcatgcctagataagataagttcaatttaatgtttgcctcgataaatttcatgctagtattgctcaatttaatatttgcccagctcaatttcatgatagataaggtcaatttaatgtttgcctcgataaatttcatgctaggattgctcaatttaatgtttgcctagctcaatatcatattatgctcgctcgatttaatttttgccccgctcaatatcatgctatgccagcttgatttaatgtttgcctcactgaatatGATGTTATGCTCGCTCGATTCAATCTTTGCCCCATGAATATCATACTATGctcactcgatttaatgtttgcccagctcaatatcatgctatgctcgctcgaaatatcatttgcctagctcaatatcatgcgacgctcgctcgatttaatgtttgcttgcatagctgaatttatagtttgtcccgctcaattttctgtttgccctgatcaatatctagtttgcccggctgattttttggattttcctgttgaattttgtagtttgcccccctccatttctagtttgtcccgctcaattttcatgtttgctctactcaattttagtttgccccgctgattttctagtttaccttgcTGAGTTTCATGTTGGCCCCGCTCAATTCTATGTTtccccagctcaatttctagtttgccccgctcatatttccaaTGTATGAGCTTTGGTTGTTTATTTGATGCTAGCTCAATGAATTTATTGATGTACTTATTTGATGCTAGctacggtcaatttaatgcaagttGATGCGCATGTGTTAGACTTAATCAAATTTATGCGTTAGGCTTATTGAATTTGATGCGTTGATGGGGATTACAtacactcgatttaatgtttgcttgcatagcttaATTAATAGTTTGCCCCACATAATTCTATGCTATGCTCGTTGAATTCcatttcgctcaatttcatgtttgccctgttgaatctcatgcttacccccccccccccccccgctgaatttcatatttgccctgctcaatttgtacgttgtcttgctcatttttccagtttgccccgctcaatgtcatgttagattgccttactcaatttaataaaatacGATACGAAATCATTCGTAGAAggcctaatccatataagctctggTTGTTTACATGAAAATTTAACGCGTTGCTTattctttatttccttaagctttgtatcattctcatctataagggaaagcgagttttcggtcttttattattttattgagttttgtcttatggGAAGCTTCCGTTGTTTAACGATTTATTGATAATTTGTCATTGTATTGAATTTTGCAGATAATGGCTACGAGAAT
Protein-coding regions in this window:
- the LOC131234851 gene encoding uncharacterized protein LOC131234851 isoform X1 — its product is MSGKNGNGDEKKDHAENVCKEPDSGRTSDDPKPEDRKGKGIISTSSGKEEGLKQRFGGLQFKFPPIRTKIRSYFDSADWEKDKVGGAGLIDLLPPKLQPSPPSQPLGESPLSQKSAHESPTEREETGDASLDDATHPNPSQ
- the LOC131234851 gene encoding uncharacterized protein LOC131234851 isoform X2; protein product: MSGKNGNGDEKKDHAENVCKEPDSGRTSDDPKPEDRKGKGIISTSSGKEEGLKQRFGGLQFKFPPIRTKIRSYFDSADWEKDKVGGAGLIDLLPPKLQPSPPSQPLGESPLSQKSAHESPTEREGDASLDDATHPNPSQ